The genomic region GCCGAGCCGTGACCTGATGGGGCTGCTCACGCTGGACTACCTCGACGTGGCCGCCAAGGAAGGCCGTACCCCGCCGTACGAGTCCGAGATGGTCCGCGAGGCGATCAAGCACACCATCCCGCTCGAGTACGGCGACGTGACCGACATCGCGCCCGACGTGAAGCTCACGTTCCACAACGCGGGCCACATCCTCGGCTCTGCGGTGTCGCACTTCCACATCGGCGACGGCCTCTACAACGTCGCGTTCTCCGGCGACATCCACTACAAGGACACCCGCCTGTTCAACGGCGCGGTGAACGACTTCCCGCGGGTCGAGACGCTCGTCATGGAGTCGACCTACGGTGGCAGAAACGACTACCAGACCGACCAGGAGGACTCCGAGCAGAAACTCATCGACGTCATCAACAAGACCCACGACAAGGGTGGGAAGGTCCTCATCCCGGCGTTCGCGGTCGGTCGGTCCCAGGAGATCATGCTCGTGCTCGAACGGGCGATGCGCAACGGCGATATCCCCAGGATGCCCGTCCACCTCGACGGGATGATCTGGGAGGCGACCGCCATCCACACCACGTATCCCGAGTACCTGCGTGACGACCTCCGCGACCGCATCTTCCACGAGGACGAGAACCCCTTCCTCGCCGAGGAGTTCAACCACATCGACGGCGGCGAAGAGGAGCGACAGGACGTCGCCGACGGCGGCCCGTGTATCATCCTCTCCACCTCAGGGATGGTCACCGGTGGCCCCATCATGTCCTGGCTCCGCCACGTCGGCCCCGACGAGGACTCCCGCCTCGTCTTCGTCGGCTACCAGGCACAGGGGACGCTCGGTCGCCGCATCCAGAACGGCTGGGACGAGATTCCGGTCAACGGCCGCAACGGCGGCGGGCGCTCGGACACGATGAAGATGAAGATGGACGTCGAGACCGTCGACGGCTTCTCCGGCCACGCCGACCGGCAGGGCCTGATGGACTTCGTCCGCACGATGAACCCGCGCCCCGAGAAGGTGCTCTGTGTCCACGGCGACGAGTCCTCGGTGCAGGACCTCTCCTCCGCGCTCTACCACGAGTTCAACATGCGGACGTTCGCCCCGAAGAACCTGGAGACGTTCCGGTTCAAGTGACCTGACCACCTGAAGATATTTTCGTCGGTCCGTCGAGACCGACACATCACACTGCGCTCCAGCCGTAGAGTCCTCGCGAGCACCGCGGCTCCGGGGCGAAAGCGGTGCGATGACCCCTTTGAAGAGCTGGCCGGGCTGTTGCTCCCGGCCTTCCGCCTGCGAATCCGCTACAGGAGCACCGAGAGTATCGCGAGGATGAGGAACACGCCGACGAGTATCTTGGCGATCCGCATCGAGATTCCGGCGACTCCCTGCATCCCGACGACGCCGGCGACGATCGCCACGATGAAGAACACCACGCCGTAGTAGAGGAAGTCTCCCGAGAACAGCAGTGGGAGCAGGTCCCCGGCGGTCGTGGCTGCGAGCGATGCGAGCGTCATAGCCAGTCCTCCGTCGAACGGCGGTCGATGGTCGGTCCAGTCATGCTCGTACGACCGACTGCTCGCGCCAGCCGCATGAATCGGTGGCCGAACGTACATAGGGCCGGCAAGCCGGAGTGTCTCGGTATCGAGACAGTCGCGGCACGTGCAGGCCTCGTTCGGACCGGACGAACGGTCTCGCTACTCACCGTTGAAATACGAGGCCGCAGCCACACCCGGTGTGCCGTAACCGATACCGCACGGTGGTCGCGGTCGTGTGACACTCCCACCGTGCCGGACGAGCAGCGAGTGTCGCCTGTTCGCCACCCCGAGTGACAACGTTTTTCCACGCGCGAGCGGTCCGACAGACCATGCTCAACTCTCCCGTCTCGTGGGCGGTGCTGGCAATGCTCGCCTGGGGGCTCTGGGCCGTCGTCGCCGACCTCGCGACCCAGACCGTCTCTCCGACCGTCGCGATGGTCGTCTCCTACCTCGTCGGTGCCGGCCTCGCCCTGGGGTACGTGTTCACTCAGCCGGAGAGCATCGAGTACACCCGTGACGGGCTGGTCACCGCGGGAGTCGCCGGGGTGTTCGCCGGGCTCGGTGCGGTCGCGTTCTACGCCGGGCTCGCCCGCGGTTCGACCAGCGTGGTCACCACCGTCTCCGCGCTCTACTTCGTCGTCGCAGCAGCCATCGGCATCGCGGTCCTCGACGAGCCGGTGACCGTCCATCGCATCGCCGGCATCGGGTTCGCGGTCGTCGCGGTCGTCCTGCTGGCGCGGTAAGAATCCGGCACGCGCCAACATTCTTGTCGGTCGCCTTCGCACCGACGAGCATGCGACTCGCGCTCATCGCCCACGACGAGAAGAAGCCAGACCTCATCGACTTCGCGAGCAGCCGGAGTGACGACCTCGCCCGCTTCGACCTGATGGCCACCGGAACCACCGGCAAGCGGCTCATGGAGGCGACCGGTCTCGACATCGAGCGCAAGCAGTCGGGTCCCATCGGCGGCGACCTGCAGATCGGGGCCGAGATTGCCGACGACGACTGCGAGGGTGTCATCTTCCTGCGCGACCCGCTCACGGCACAGCCCCACGAGCCCGACGTGGCGGCCCTGCTCCGCATCTGTGACGTACACGAGGTCCCGCTGGCGACGAACCTCGCGAGTGCCGACGCCGTGCTGGACGAGCTGGTCGAGCGGCTGGAATCGCAGGCGGAGTGACGACCCTCAGTCGGGCGCGTCGGCGGGGTCGACGACCTCGTCCGTCTCCGGGTAGACACCGACCTGGTCACAGACGTCCGCGAGTGGACACGCTTCCGGGTCGTCCAGGCACGCTGGCTTGCGGGCGGTGCAGTACTCTCGTCCAAATTGAATCATCGCGGTGTGTCCGAAGCCACATTTCTCGGCGGGCACGTCACGCTCCAGGTACTCGCGGACGTCCTCGTGGTCTGCATCCGCAGGAGCGAGCCCCATCCGGCGAGCGATGCGGTGGACGTGCGTGTCGACGGGGAAGACGCCGCCACGACCACCCGAGAAGAGGAGGACGCAGTCGGCGGTCTTCGGGCCGACGCCCTTGACGCCCAGCAGGGTTCCCCGAACGTCGTCGGGGTTGCCGTCTCGCACGTACTCGTCGAACGCGGTGGTCGAGCCGAACTCGTCGAGGACCCACTCCGCGGCGCGCTGGATGACCGTCGACTTCTGGTTGTAGAGCCCTGCAGCGGAGATGGTCTCGGCGAGGTCGTCCTGGGAGACGTCGACCAGCGTCTCCGCCAGCTCGTCCTCGGGGCCGTACCGGGCCATCAGCTGGTCGTGGGCGGGCTGGCTCGCCTTGTCGCTCGTGTTCTGGCTCAGGATGGTGCGCACGAGGCACTCGAAGGCGTCCTGCCCACCGTACGCTTTCTGCCAGTACATCTCACCGAGGCGGTCCACGACCGCTTCGGCGGGGGTCGCACCCTCGCCGGGCTGGAACTCGGCGGCGATGCCGCCGCCACCGGGGCCGCCGGAGATGTTCTCCGTGGGTTCGTCGTCTGGCATGACTGGAGGTTGGGACGGGAGGGTGAAAACCGCCGCGCTCTCCGGGGTCGGACTCTACAACGAGTTCAGGCGTCGACTTCGAGCGTCACCGTCACCTCGGCTCCCTCGGCCAGCGCAGCGACCAGGTCGCGGTCGAAACCCTCGGCGGCGAACGGGGCGGCGAGCATGATGGTCCGGTCGTCGACGTAGTCGGAGGTACGCCCGACCATGCTCCGGTCGTTGGTGAACTCGAGCGAGGGGTGGCCGAGGCCGGTCACGGAGTCCGAGTAGCCGTCGGCTTCGATGGTGAAGGTGATACGCGAGCCCTGTGTCTGGCACGCCTCGACGAACTCGGGGTCGAAGTCGGCGGGGCTGCGGTCGGCGTCGATGGCGAGGATGCAGTCGCCGGCCGGGGTGAGATAGTCGTCCGTGGTCACTTCGAACGTGCTCGTGTGCTCGGCGGAGACGTTCTCGTGGCCGCGGGCGTGGATGACCTCTTGCATGCCCCGGCGTATCCGACCGGTGAACTTAGTCCTCGCGAACGACCGTGACGGTCACCGCACCGCAGGTGCACTCGTAGGCGCGCCGTACGCCACCGTCGGTCCGCATGGTGAGCATCAGGCGGTCCGCGTCGAGTGTCGCGTCACAGCCCTCGCAGGTGCCGGTCAGATGTTCGAGCATGGATGGAGACACGACGCCACCCCATGTCAAGGTCCGCCAACCGCGCGGTGAAAGTGAAAGTAGTCACAAGACCTTTCGTGATAGCGGTAGGTCTGTCTGTTCGTATGACGAGCCAGTGGGAGGGGGCTACGATCGTGGAGGCACACGACGACGAGCCACCGGCGGTCGACTCGTGGGAACCCGTCACGGTTCCTGGTCGGCCGACCGCGTTCGCTGGCGACGATTCGGTCGCCTACCGGCTCCGGTTCGGCGACCCACGGTCGGCTAGCGACCAGCGGGTGCTCCTGGATTTCCGTGGCGTGTACGGACGCGCTCGTGTCTGGCTGAACGGCGAGTTGCTCGGCGAGCACGACACGTACTTCCAATCGGCGCAGTTCGAGTTCGATCCGGAGCAGGAGAACGAACTCATCGTAGAGTGCCACCGTCCGACGGACGGGTTCGGTGGCGTGTACGAGACGGAGATGGTGCCGGATTCCCTCGCAGTCCCCGGCATCTGGTGGGCGGCGCACCTTCGATTGCGCCCGCCCGCGTTCGTCACCGACCTCATGATAAACCCGCGACTGACCGACGAGGGCGCGGTCATCGACACCGCGGTCTGTGTGGATGCGGCGGAGCCGGTCGACGAACCGGTGACGCTCTCCCTCCGCCCCGAAGGGTTCCGTGGTGGTGGCGCGATGGAACGTGTCCACGTCGACGCGGCCGCGGGAGAGCGCGTCACCGTCACCCGAACGCTGACGCTTCGTGACCCGGCGTACTGGTGGCCTCGTGGGTACGGGGACCAGCACCGGTACACGGTCCGGGCGAAGTTCCGCGACCACGAACGGAGCCGGACGACTGGGGTCTGTCCCGTCCGGTACGACGGCGGACTCTGGGCGAACGGCGAAAAGGTGCAGGCTCGCGGGGTGAACATCATGCCGAGTGACTCCCCCACTGCAGACCTCGAACGCGCCGCGGCGGCGAACTGTAACCTCGTCCGGGTTCACGCGCACGTGCTGCCGCAGTCGTTCTACGACGCGGCGGACGAGGCGGGGATACTGGTCTGGCAGGATCTTCCCCTCACTGGGACACAGACGGTCGACTCGGGGCGCGGGCAGGAACTCGCCCGGACGTT from Haloarchaeobius sp. HME9146 harbors:
- a CDS encoding beta-CASP ribonuclease aCPSF1, coding for MSSVDQQLEELRAEITSEIPNDISVSAVKYEGPELVVYTRDPKKFAQQGDLIRKLASKLRKRITVRPDPDVLSPPESAREEVMSVIPEEAGVTDLDFHADTGEVVIEAQKPGMVIGRHGSTLREITQKVGWTPEVVRTPPIESSTVSNVRNFLKQEREDRRDILERVGRQIHRDEMSKDEWVRITTLGCCREVGRASFILSTPETRILIDCGDKPGAEDEVPYLHVPEATPLNSIDAVVLTHAHLDHSALVPLLYKYGYDGPIYTTEPSRDLMGLLTLDYLDVAAKEGRTPPYESEMVREAIKHTIPLEYGDVTDIAPDVKLTFHNAGHILGSAVSHFHIGDGLYNVAFSGDIHYKDTRLFNGAVNDFPRVETLVMESTYGGRNDYQTDQEDSEQKLIDVINKTHDKGGKVLIPAFAVGRSQEIMLVLERAMRNGDIPRMPVHLDGMIWEATAIHTTYPEYLRDDLRDRIFHEDENPFLAEEFNHIDGGEEERQDVADGGPCIILSTSGMVTGGPIMSWLRHVGPDEDSRLVFVGYQAQGTLGRRIQNGWDEIPVNGRNGGGRSDTMKMKMDVETVDGFSGHADRQGLMDFVRTMNPRPEKVLCVHGDESSVQDLSSALYHEFNMRTFAPKNLETFRFK
- a CDS encoding DUF1328 domain-containing protein encodes the protein MTLASLAATTAGDLLPLLFSGDFLYYGVVFFIVAIVAGVVGMQGVAGISMRIAKILVGVFLILAILSVLL
- a CDS encoding EamA family transporter; this translates as MLNSPVSWAVLAMLAWGLWAVVADLATQTVSPTVAMVVSYLVGAGLALGYVFTQPESIEYTRDGLVTAGVAGVFAGLGAVAFYAGLARGSTSVVTTVSALYFVVAAAIGIAVLDEPVTVHRIAGIGFAVVAVVLLAR
- a CDS encoding methylglyoxal synthase, with amino-acid sequence MRLALIAHDEKKPDLIDFASSRSDDLARFDLMATGTTGKRLMEATGLDIERKQSGPIGGDLQIGAEIADDDCEGVIFLRDPLTAQPHEPDVAALLRICDVHEVPLATNLASADAVLDELVERLESQAE
- the nth gene encoding endonuclease III, whose product is MPDDEPTENISGGPGGGGIAAEFQPGEGATPAEAVVDRLGEMYWQKAYGGQDAFECLVRTILSQNTSDKASQPAHDQLMARYGPEDELAETLVDVSQDDLAETISAAGLYNQKSTVIQRAAEWVLDEFGSTTAFDEYVRDGNPDDVRGTLLGVKGVGPKTADCVLLFSGGRGGVFPVDTHVHRIARRMGLAPADADHEDVREYLERDVPAEKCGFGHTAMIQFGREYCTARKPACLDDPEACPLADVCDQVGVYPETDEVVDPADAPD
- a CDS encoding DUF371 domain-containing protein; the encoded protein is MQEVIHARGHENVSAEHTSTFEVTTDDYLTPAGDCILAIDADRSPADFDPEFVEACQTQGSRITFTIEADGYSDSVTGLGHPSLEFTNDRSMVGRTSDYVDDRTIMLAAPFAAEGFDRDLVAALAEGAEVTVTLEVDA
- a CDS encoding hydrolase; translation: MTSQWEGATIVEAHDDEPPAVDSWEPVTVPGRPTAFAGDDSVAYRLRFGDPRSASDQRVLLDFRGVYGRARVWLNGELLGEHDTYFQSAQFEFDPEQENELIVECHRPTDGFGGVYETEMVPDSLAVPGIWWAAHLRLRPPAFVTDLMINPRLTDEGAVIDTAVCVDAAEPVDEPVTLSLRPEGFRGGGAMERVHVDAAAGERVTVTRTLTLRDPAYWWPRGYGDQHRYTVRAKFRDHERSRTTGVCPVRYDGGLWANGEKVQARGVNIMPSDSPTADLERAAAANCNLVRVHAHVLPQSFYDAADEAGILVWQDLPLTGTQTVDSGRGQELARTLSGEYDHHPSVALFGVHDDPVDPFPERLGSGRLARLRFRRRVSGTSFDRSTADTIASAFPESATVFPVCGPPGCSPDAAHLYPGWDYGDADTVDWLLDKYPEFGQVVSEFGAGSLTERGATPVGLDRERHDAVVGDDGAGASQTAQARLVKRVAEALRRHGTDILAGFCLRDVDAGGGMGIVSVDGTEKPAYDALADSFQPVVALLDGEPTGTVGVTVVNDSPAQVDGTFSWTAGDAGESIPVVVAPSAREPVGTISIPSGADRLELVVEAGGTRYVNEYSL